A stretch of the Polaribacter pacificus genome encodes the following:
- a CDS encoding DEAD/DEAH box helicase — protein MANTIKNQQDILEKLNIFALNAMQEQAIATIAKHPNTILLSPTGTGKTLAFVLPLLETLDENNDEIQALILVPSRELAIQIEQVIRSMGTGFKVNAVYGGRPMSKDKIELKHLPSILIGTPGRIADHFSNDRFAKNHIKTLILDEFDKSLEVGFEYEMRAILNQLPALKKRVLTSATQGVEIPSFVNMQEPKIINYLSAKKNANLSIKTVISPTKNKNETLLQLVQHIGNQPGIVFCNLKDSIQQISTFLTKNNIKHSCFNGGMEQHDRERSLIKFRNGTSQLLIATDLASRGIDIPEIQFIIHYELPQAVEDFTHRNGRTARVHETGTAYILQWEKEHLPDFIKQNPKEKVGKKAKTIAPYWETLFVSGGRKDKISKGDLAGLFCKQGGLKKEELGIIELKQDCAFVAVPISRADDLVNTLNNSRLKKKKVRISLVD, from the coding sequence ATGGCAAATACGATTAAAAATCAACAAGATATACTTGAAAAATTAAATATTTTTGCATTAAATGCAATGCAAGAACAGGCAATAGCCACCATTGCAAAGCACCCAAACACCATTTTATTATCACCAACAGGAACAGGGAAAACCTTGGCCTTTGTGTTGCCATTATTAGAAACACTGGATGAAAATAACGATGAAATTCAAGCGCTTATTTTGGTGCCTTCTAGAGAATTGGCTATCCAAATAGAGCAGGTGATTAGAAGTATGGGAACTGGCTTTAAGGTCAATGCAGTGTACGGAGGTAGACCTATGTCTAAGGACAAAATAGAATTGAAACATTTGCCGTCTATTTTAATTGGAACTCCAGGAAGAATCGCTGATCACTTTAGCAACGATCGCTTTGCTAAAAACCATATTAAGACTTTAATCTTGGACGAGTTTGACAAATCATTAGAGGTGGGCTTTGAATATGAAATGAGAGCCATCCTTAATCAGTTACCAGCATTAAAGAAACGCGTTTTAACATCAGCCACTCAAGGCGTGGAGATTCCTAGTTTTGTAAACATGCAGGAGCCTAAAATAATCAATTATTTAAGTGCTAAGAAGAACGCCAACCTAAGTATAAAAACGGTGATTTCTCCTACAAAAAACAAAAACGAAACCTTATTACAACTGGTGCAACATATTGGAAATCAACCCGGTATTGTGTTTTGTAATTTAAAGGACAGCATACAGCAAATCAGTACTTTTTTAACCAAGAACAACATTAAACACTCTTGTTTTAATGGAGGTATGGAGCAGCATGATCGCGAGCGTTCTCTAATAAAATTTAGAAACGGAACCAGTCAATTGCTGATCGCTACAGACTTGGCTTCTAGAGGGATCGATATTCCTGAGATTCAGTTTATTATCCATTATGAATTGCCACAAGCTGTAGAAGATTTTACCCACAGAAATGGGCGTACTGCACGAGTTCATGAAACTGGTACAGCCTATATTTTACAATGGGAAAAAGAACATTTACCAGACTTTATCAAACAAAATCCGAAAGAAAAAGTTGGCAAAAAAGCCAAGACAATCGCTCCGTATTGGGAAACACTGTTTGTTTCTGGAGGTCGTAAAGACAAAATCTCTAAGGGAGATCTAGCAGGATTGTTTTGTAAACAAGGCGGTTTGAAAAAAGAAGAACTCGGAATCATAGAACTTAAACAAGATTGTGCCTTTGTAGCCGTTCCAATTAGCAGAGCAGATGATTTGGTGAACACGCTAAACAACAGCCGATTGAAAAAGAAGAAAGTTCGAATTAGCTTGGTAGACTAA
- a CDS encoding MarC family protein, giving the protein MDNLLTFAITVFTGFFAITNPISNMTVFVSLTQGADKITKNAINKKSNFIAFIIVTVFILLGKYIFELFNISIPAFKITGGILIFFIGFDMLQSKQSNVKTLDHVHVDEDIAVSPLAIPILAGPGTIVTAMNFVANVETIQIFMVIAIFGTMSLITFFTFKLSDHIVRIVGRNVISVIGKIMGLIIAIIGTGMIIQGIKISFDLIAS; this is encoded by the coding sequence ATGGATAACTTACTAACCTTTGCAATTACAGTTTTTACTGGGTTCTTCGCCATTACCAACCCCATCTCAAACATGACTGTTTTTGTGTCTTTAACACAGGGTGCAGATAAAATAACGAAGAATGCCATTAATAAAAAATCCAATTTTATCGCGTTTATCATCGTGACTGTTTTTATTCTTTTGGGTAAGTATATTTTTGAACTGTTTAATATTAGTATTCCCGCATTTAAAATTACTGGTGGAATCTTAATCTTTTTTATCGGTTTTGATATGCTTCAATCCAAACAATCTAATGTAAAAACACTGGATCATGTGCATGTAGATGAAGACATTGCCGTTTCTCCTTTGGCGATTCCTATTTTAGCTGGTCCTGGAACCATAGTAACAGCAATGAACTTTGTGGCTAACGTAGAGACCATACAAATCTTTATGGTTATTGCTATTTTTGGGACCATGAGTTTGATAACCTTTTTTACTTTTAAACTAAGTGACCATATTGTAAGAATTGTAGGGCGTAATGTAATTTCTGTAATCGGTAAAATTATGGGATTGATAATCGCAATTATCGGTACAGGGATGATTATCCAGGGGATTAAAATCTCTTTTGATTTGATCGCCAGTTAA
- a CDS encoding DEAD/DEAH box helicase: protein MSQQFSDLGIQEQFQQSLADLQISTPTEIQRKAIPVVLNQKEDLVVLAKTGSGKTAAFGLPLLQLIAVENTSVQALILAPTRELGQQIYKNLLSFATNSPEISIASLCGGTPIKPQIEALKSSTHIVVATPGRLVDLIKREAINLKDLSYLVLDEADEMVSALKEEVDLIIKEIPKKRRTLLFTATMPGAIKQLIQNYMSKHVLQIEADMGTMGHQGIDHQYVVVEPIEKLEVLLHFLNSKIGERGIIFCKTKAAVNKLAKNLAINKFSSGAIHGSLTQGIRDRIMEQFRAGYIDILVATDLAARGIDVKEVSYVVNYHLPDTYDAYVHRSGRTARAGAKGLSLTILQEEEVVDIADFEKELGIVFKKYKKADAQSIAENNGLLWAKKIFKTKPNREVSEDFKAKIKTIFHHLTKEELVDKILANYLEQTKEISKPTDSKK from the coding sequence ATGTCACAGCAGTTTTCAGATTTAGGAATTCAAGAGCAATTTCAACAAAGTTTAGCCGATTTACAAATTTCTACACCTACAGAAATTCAAAGAAAGGCCATTCCTGTTGTTCTAAATCAAAAAGAAGACCTTGTTGTTTTGGCAAAAACAGGCTCGGGTAAAACAGCCGCTTTTGGTTTGCCATTGCTTCAGTTGATTGCTGTAGAAAACACCAGTGTACAAGCTTTAATTTTAGCGCCAACCAGAGAGCTAGGTCAGCAGATTTATAAAAATTTACTTTCTTTTGCTACCAATAGCCCAGAAATATCCATTGCCTCTTTATGTGGTGGAACTCCTATAAAACCGCAGATTGAAGCCTTAAAAAGCAGTACTCATATTGTGGTAGCAACACCAGGCCGTTTGGTCGATCTGATAAAAAGAGAAGCTATTAATTTAAAAGACTTGTCGTATTTGGTGTTGGATGAAGCTGATGAAATGGTGAGTGCTTTAAAAGAAGAAGTAGATCTTATTATCAAAGAAATTCCAAAAAAGAGGAGAACCTTATTGTTTACAGCGACGATGCCTGGAGCGATTAAGCAATTGATTCAGAATTATATGTCAAAACATGTGTTGCAAATAGAAGCAGACATGGGTACTATGGGGCACCAAGGAATAGATCATCAATATGTGGTGGTTGAGCCGATTGAAAAACTAGAAGTGTTGCTTCATTTTTTAAACAGTAAAATCGGAGAACGAGGTATCATCTTTTGTAAAACCAAAGCAGCAGTCAATAAATTGGCTAAAAATCTAGCCATCAATAAATTTTCTTCTGGTGCTATCCACGGAAGCTTAACTCAAGGCATTAGAGACAGAATTATGGAGCAGTTTAGAGCTGGATATATTGATATACTTGTCGCCACTGATTTAGCAGCTCGTGGAATTGATGTCAAAGAAGTTTCTTATGTAGTAAATTACCATTTACCAGACACGTATGACGCCTATGTGCACAGAAGTGGAAGAACCGCAAGGGCAGGAGCCAAGGGACTTTCTTTAACTATTTTACAAGAAGAGGAAGTAGTTGATATTGCTGATTTTGAAAAAGAATTAGGCATTGTTTTTAAGAAATATAAAAAAGCAGATGCGCAAAGTATTGCAGAAAATAACGGTCTTTTATGGGCGAAAAAAATCTTTAAAACCAAACCAAATAGAGAGGTTTCTGAAGACTTTAAAGCCAAGATAAAAACCATCTTTCACCATTTAACCAAAGAAGAATTGGTAGATAAAATATTGGCTAATTATTTAGAGCAAACCAAAGAGATTTCAAAGCCTACCGATTCTAAAAAATAA
- a CDS encoding P-loop NTPase fold protein — translation MELKEKFKKYLKDMSKSKNNDSIDFQFISEKPKDGKLLFGHEEIVSTLEKVVLKSPESFTIGLYGDWGSGKSSIAETLQSKLKTKNIPLIIFDVWKHEGDALRRTFLKDIDKKLSSDYFGKNYYKKGFELEKNLEYEINVETKDGYEFKGKKFLKNMLVIVLFVIIPLILVFSGFLGIGNLLEIEDFSFDSLFDKLVKIIGGLTIPVVFWFKYSNSFIVEKKTVIRKSKIKDPIEFEKSFNRILDNLSDKVEKIVVVFDNLDRVSGSKAVEIISTIKTFLEPVDKENKKDVVFIIPCDAVAIKKHLANVFTVKDTQYADEFLRKFFNTIIWIPQFYDTELQKLAHYKLKETNIKDLNNLNLAALIILVFDQNPRQIIQFINILLANYLLLNERNISGFQLEKNVTQLAKYLLLIQKFPSVMEIFKKEMIYDLEEDVSEIINNKNYKIDNDLFDDFNEFRDLTSQWHIESLDLFFKFRLTEFEAAFENSTRLIGLLQSNRIGDIFTSTSEKEKNEKEYLDSLGIKEKTRELSNIVKQKIMNNNYPLIVTQFINGLLELTKHYKIELNDDAYREIYNRLRKSNFKEELYRIDLNNILSECIDKIEDEKLKNNFLSMAKKQWISDFTNYHKSENNEEE, via the coding sequence ATGGAGTTAAAAGAAAAGTTTAAGAAATATTTGAAAGATATGAGTAAATCGAAAAATAATGATTCCATAGATTTTCAATTTATTTCTGAAAAACCAAAGGATGGTAAACTCTTATTTGGACACGAAGAAATTGTTAGCACTTTAGAAAAAGTTGTTTTAAAAAGTCCAGAATCTTTTACAATTGGTCTCTATGGAGATTGGGGTTCGGGAAAAAGTTCCATTGCTGAAACCTTGCAGAGCAAATTAAAAACAAAAAATATCCCATTAATAATTTTTGATGTATGGAAACATGAAGGAGATGCATTAAGAAGAACTTTTTTAAAGGATATTGATAAAAAATTATCTAGTGATTATTTCGGTAAGAACTATTATAAAAAAGGATTTGAATTAGAGAAAAACTTAGAGTATGAAATTAATGTAGAAACTAAAGATGGCTATGAATTCAAAGGAAAGAAGTTTTTAAAGAATATGCTTGTAATAGTATTATTCGTGATAATTCCTTTGATTCTTGTATTTAGTGGATTTTTAGGAATTGGTAATTTGCTTGAAATTGAAGATTTTTCTTTTGATAGCCTATTTGATAAACTGGTTAAAATTATTGGAGGATTAACAATCCCAGTAGTTTTTTGGTTTAAGTATTCTAATTCTTTTATTGTAGAAAAGAAAACAGTAATAAGAAAGTCAAAAATTAAGGATCCTATTGAATTTGAAAAATCATTCAATAGAATATTAGACAATCTCTCGGATAAAGTAGAAAAAATTGTAGTAGTTTTCGATAATTTGGATAGAGTAAGTGGATCAAAAGCTGTTGAAATTATTTCAACAATTAAAACATTCTTAGAGCCTGTAGATAAAGAAAATAAGAAAGACGTTGTTTTTATTATCCCTTGCGATGCAGTCGCAATTAAAAAACATTTAGCAAATGTTTTTACAGTTAAAGACACTCAATATGCTGACGAATTTTTAAGAAAGTTTTTTAACACTATTATTTGGATTCCCCAATTTTATGATACAGAGTTGCAAAAACTTGCACATTATAAATTAAAAGAAACCAATATAAAAGATTTAAACAATTTAAATCTTGCGGCATTAATTATTTTAGTTTTTGACCAAAACCCTAGACAAATTATTCAATTCATTAACATTTTGCTTGCAAATTATTTATTGCTCAATGAAAGAAATATTTCAGGTTTTCAATTAGAAAAAAATGTTACGCAACTAGCGAAATATTTATTATTGATTCAAAAATTTCCAAGTGTCATGGAAATATTCAAGAAAGAAATGATTTATGATTTAGAAGAAGATGTTAGTGAAATAATAAATAATAAAAACTATAAAATTGATAATGATTTATTTGATGACTTTAATGAGTTTAGAGATTTAACTAGCCAATGGCATATTGAATCTCTAGATTTGTTTTTCAAATTTAGGCTTACTGAATTTGAGGCTGCTTTTGAGAATAGTACTAGATTAATTGGGCTCTTACAATCTAATAGGATTGGTGACATCTTTACAAGTACATCTGAAAAAGAAAAAAACGAAAAAGAGTATTTAGATTCTTTAGGTATAAAGGAAAAAACCAGAGAATTAAGCAATATTGTCAAGCAAAAGATAATGAATAACAATTATCCTTTAATTGTTACGCAATTTATTAATGGTCTTTTAGAATTAACTAAACACTATAAAATAGAATTAAATGATGATGCTTATCGAGAAATATATAACAGGCTAAGAAAATCAAATTTTAAGGAAGAATTATATAGAATAGATTTGAATAACATACTTAGTGAATGTATTGATAAAATTGAGGATGAAAAACTAAAAAATAATTTTTTATCTATGGCTAAAAAACAATGGATTAGTGATTTTACTAATTATCATAAAAGTGAAAATAATGAAGAAGAATAA
- a CDS encoding TetR/AcrR family transcriptional regulator: MKPISKSEIKRQALVKATQCLVNNNGFHATPMSKIAKMAGVSPATIYLYFENKQDLVNKVYLEVKAAYTQFAFKDYSPKMSVKEGFEVIWKGIATFKLNHLEQAMFLAQCDSTPVIDEASRKEGIKNLQPLLDLWERGKAEGVIKPACNYLLYAYTINPLSFLLTMQLRGVFTLEEKHIQEAFEAAWDSIKTE, from the coding sequence ATGAAACCAATTTCTAAAAGTGAGATCAAAAGACAGGCCTTAGTCAAGGCTACGCAGTGTCTTGTAAATAACAATGGTTTTCACGCAACACCCATGTCTAAAATTGCAAAAATGGCAGGAGTTTCACCTGCAACCATCTATTTGTATTTTGAAAACAAACAAGATTTGGTCAATAAGGTCTACTTAGAAGTAAAGGCGGCCTATACGCAGTTTGCTTTTAAAGACTATTCACCAAAGATGTCGGTTAAAGAAGGATTTGAAGTCATTTGGAAAGGCATTGCTACTTTTAAATTGAACCATTTAGAACAGGCTATGTTCTTAGCGCAATGTGATAGCACTCCTGTAATTGATGAAGCTTCTCGGAAAGAAGGTATTAAAAACTTACAACCCCTACTCGACCTTTGGGAACGAGGAAAAGCTGAAGGTGTAATCAAACCCGCATGCAATTATTTGTTGTATGCCTATACCATCAATCCTTTGTCCTTTTTATTAACCATGCAATTACGTGGTGTTTTTACTTTAGAAGAAAAACATATCCAAGAAGCCTTCGAAGCCGCTTGGGACAGTATTAAAACAGAATAA
- a CDS encoding c-type cytochrome — MEEKAKQIQLLTRRLYVFIGVLVIFTLVNWMILSAYNNTKAPLPIESTESTIATSWSLKSLAEIPKDQAGAKIRYGYELIINTAELIGPRAKDASLRYAGNNLACNNCHLDAGRKIGSGSFVGVSNRFPQFRGRENKIGNLEERINGCLERSMNGRTMSEDAKEMQAMIAYMDWLSQDVPEDIEKKYKGYVSIKLPNEAADPSIGKQLYTKKCTVCHQTNGEGIPKGEGLAGYLYPPLGGHDTYNDGAGMHRVITAAEFLKANMPFGATYDAPQLSDTEAYHLAAYINTFTRPEKSNKTADFPDKKLKPVSTPYGPWVDSFSQKQHQFGPFQPIMDFYQKEYQLVKKK; from the coding sequence ATGGAAGAAAAAGCAAAGCAAATACAACTATTAACAAGGAGGCTCTATGTCTTTATTGGGGTACTCGTTATTTTTACCCTTGTTAATTGGATGATTTTATCTGCTTATAACAATACCAAGGCTCCATTGCCCATTGAAAGTACAGAATCAACCATTGCTACTTCTTGGAGTTTAAAATCGCTTGCAGAAATCCCTAAAGACCAAGCAGGAGCTAAGATTAGGTATGGCTATGAGCTCATTATCAATACAGCAGAACTTATCGGCCCCAGGGCTAAAGATGCCTCGCTGAGATATGCAGGCAATAATCTAGCATGCAACAACTGTCACTTAGATGCTGGGCGTAAAATTGGATCGGGCTCTTTTGTGGGAGTATCCAATCGCTTTCCACAGTTTCGAGGTAGGGAAAACAAAATAGGCAACTTAGAAGAGCGAATAAATGGATGTTTAGAGCGCAGTATGAATGGACGCACCATGTCTGAAGACGCTAAAGAAATGCAAGCCATGATAGCCTATATGGATTGGCTAAGCCAAGATGTTCCAGAAGATATCGAGAAAAAATACAAGGGCTATGTTTCTATAAAGCTCCCTAACGAAGCAGCAGATCCAAGCATAGGAAAACAACTTTACACCAAAAAATGTACGGTTTGTCACCAAACAAACGGAGAGGGAATTCCAAAAGGTGAGGGGCTAGCAGGCTATTTATATCCACCACTGGGAGGTCATGACACCTATAATGATGGTGCCGGAATGCATCGGGTAATTACAGCAGCAGAATTTTTAAAAGCAAATATGCCTTTTGGCGCTACTTATGATGCTCCGCAGTTAAGCGATACTGAGGCCTATCATCTTGCAGCTTATATCAACACCTTTACAAGACCAGAAAAAAGCAATAAAACTGCTGATTTTCCTGACAAGAAATTAAAACCCGTTTCAACGCCTTACGGTCCTTGGGTAGATTCTTTTAGTCAGAAACAACATCAATTTGGTCCGTTTCAGCCAATTATGGATTTTTATCAAAAGGAATATCAATTGGTAAAAAAGAAATAA
- a CDS encoding GNAT family N-acetyltransferase yields the protein MKLQNGTQQASLFFKLLPLDWQESLVPNWDFYKNKGAQIWLLSNKDDICAGGILFKAAAPEMDIFKSTAQHWFDLGYLYIAYVWVPVRHRDKGYGSQWIQAVLQQFPKQGFWLTTEEKGLRNFYEKNHFKYLESLQAAEIEEELFVYQP from the coding sequence ATGAAACTACAAAACGGCACTCAACAAGCTTCATTATTTTTTAAGCTTCTGCCTTTGGATTGGCAAGAAAGTCTTGTTCCAAACTGGGATTTTTATAAAAACAAAGGTGCACAGATTTGGTTGTTAAGCAACAAAGATGACATCTGTGCTGGAGGCATCCTTTTTAAAGCTGCAGCTCCAGAAATGGACATATTTAAGAGTACGGCACAGCATTGGTTTGATTTGGGTTATTTGTATATAGCTTATGTTTGGGTTCCTGTTAGGCATCGTGACAAAGGCTATGGATCTCAATGGATTCAGGCTGTATTGCAGCAGTTTCCCAAACAGGGATTTTGGCTAACGACAGAAGAAAAAGGTTTGCGAAACTTTTATGAAAAGAATCATTTTAAGTATCTAGAAAGCTTACAAGCAGCAGAAATAGAGGAGGAGCTCTTTGTCTATCAACCTTAA
- a CDS encoding SDR family NAD(P)-dependent oxidoreductase — protein sequence MPEEPKKLEHSRVISSEEIDACISVLEQFVTDTNQLFELPEAQRVAILKVAGALSRPNRDEFQRRRKDAKKAAKRKMIAKDTHARKSTGIRSARESALFVAPKLLAPAETTKDTLVLESPRNCYVCKAVFTKLHHFYDTMCSSCGDLNYAKRFQTTDLKGQVAVITGSRLKIGYHSTLMLLRSGATVVATTRFPADSAIRFAKEDDYKEWSHRLHIHGLDLRHIPSVEIFCNYIEQKYDRLDILINNAAQTVRRPSGFYAHLMENEKKPMSELPVLAQTLLKDHHHCLQELSELSSSTQKTNKNNVLPVTWHGPEPGIGLRNSAALSQIPYSFDNSLQTAEVFPEGKLDVDLQQVDLRKTNSWRLKLGEIETTEMVEVQLVNAVAPFVLCNRLSNLMMKENTGKKHIINVSAMEGKFHRFKKADRHPHTNMAKAALNMLTHTSAATFAKSGIYMNAVDTGWVTDEDPAELSKKKVEIHDFQPPLDIVDGAARVMDPLIDGINTGKHWSGKFLKDYFPIDW from the coding sequence ATGCCAGAAGAACCTAAGAAGCTGGAACACTCTCGAGTAATTTCATCAGAAGAAATAGATGCATGTATTTCTGTATTAGAACAATTTGTAACTGATACCAATCAATTATTTGAACTTCCAGAAGCACAGCGTGTAGCTATCTTAAAAGTTGCAGGAGCCTTATCTAGGCCTAATCGCGATGAATTTCAACGAAGAAGAAAGGATGCTAAAAAAGCGGCAAAACGTAAAATGATTGCCAAAGATACACACGCAAGAAAATCAACCGGGATCAGGTCTGCACGTGAATCAGCCTTGTTTGTTGCCCCAAAATTATTGGCACCTGCAGAAACCACCAAAGACACCTTGGTTTTAGAATCTCCAAGAAACTGTTATGTGTGTAAAGCGGTATTTACAAAATTGCATCATTTTTACGATACCATGTGTAGCTCATGTGGCGATCTAAACTATGCAAAACGTTTTCAAACTACTGATTTAAAAGGGCAGGTTGCGGTAATTACCGGTTCTCGATTAAAAATTGGCTATCACAGTACCTTAATGTTATTGCGTTCTGGAGCAACCGTAGTTGCTACAACGCGTTTCCCTGCAGATTCTGCCATTCGTTTTGCAAAAGAAGACGATTATAAAGAGTGGTCTCATCGTCTGCACATCCACGGATTGGATTTGCGACACATTCCTAGTGTAGAAATTTTCTGTAATTATATTGAGCAAAAGTACGATCGTCTAGATATTCTAATTAACAATGCAGCCCAGACCGTACGAAGACCTTCAGGTTTTTATGCCCATTTAATGGAGAATGAGAAAAAACCGATGAGTGAGCTTCCTGTTTTGGCGCAGACCTTATTAAAAGACCATCACCACTGTTTGCAAGAGCTTTCAGAGCTAAGCAGCAGTACTCAGAAAACCAATAAAAACAATGTATTACCAGTAACTTGGCATGGACCTGAACCAGGAATCGGGTTGCGAAACTCTGCAGCACTTTCTCAGATTCCGTATAGCTTTGACAATTCATTACAAACTGCCGAAGTATTTCCAGAAGGCAAATTAGATGTTGATTTACAGCAGGTAGATCTGCGTAAAACCAACAGTTGGCGTTTAAAATTAGGCGAAATTGAAACCACAGAGATGGTGGAAGTTCAATTGGTAAATGCCGTAGCTCCTTTTGTGCTGTGTAATCGCTTGTCTAATTTAATGATGAAAGAAAATACGGGTAAAAAACACATCATTAACGTATCTGCAATGGAAGGTAAGTTTCATCGCTTTAAAAAAGCAGACCGACATCCGCATACAAATATGGCAAAAGCCGCCTTAAACATGCTTACACATACTTCTGCAGCAACCTTTGCAAAGTCTGGGATCTATATGAATGCGGTAGATACAGGTTGGGTAACTGATGAAGATCCAGCAGAACTGTCTAAGAAAAAAGTTGAGATTCACGATTTTCAACCACCACTAGACATTGTAGACGGTGCCGCTAGAGTTATGGACCCATTAATTGATGGAATCAATACCGGTAAACACTGGTCTGGAAAGTTCTTAAAAGATTATTTTCCAATTGATTGGTAG
- a CDS encoding NAD(P)H-dependent oxidoreductase encodes MELLDKLNWRYAAKAMNGQKVPQEKIDNIIEAARLAPTSSGLQPFEIYVITNQEIKEKIKAVAWNQSVVADCSHLLVFAAWDTYTAERINTMFDLTNKIRGFENEGWENYRHMLLNSYPQKDAEENFQHAAKQAYIAFSQSITAAAFEGVDATPIEGFDPAAVDEILGLRAKGLRSAVLLPLGYRQEDKDWLAKLVKVRKSTEDLVTVID; translated from the coding sequence ATGGAATTATTAGATAAATTAAATTGGCGTTATGCTGCAAAAGCCATGAACGGTCAAAAGGTACCACAAGAAAAAATAGACAATATTATTGAGGCTGCTCGTTTGGCTCCAACTTCAAGTGGTTTACAACCTTTTGAAATTTATGTTATTACCAATCAAGAAATCAAAGAAAAAATTAAAGCGGTTGCCTGGAATCAATCTGTGGTTGCAGACTGCTCACACTTGTTAGTTTTTGCAGCTTGGGATACCTATACTGCAGAGCGTATCAACACCATGTTTGATTTGACTAACAAAATTAGAGGTTTTGAAAATGAAGGTTGGGAAAACTACAGACATATGTTGTTAAACTCCTACCCTCAAAAAGATGCAGAAGAGAATTTTCAACACGCAGCTAAACAGGCTTATATTGCTTTTTCACAATCTATAACAGCTGCCGCCTTTGAAGGCGTAGATGCTACTCCTATAGAAGGTTTTGATCCTGCTGCTGTTGATGAAATTTTAGGCTTAAGAGCAAAGGGATTGCGCAGTGCAGTTTTATTGCCATTGGGCTACCGTCAAGAAGACAAAGATTGGTTGGCTAAGTTGGTAAAAGTTAGAAAAAGCACTGAAGACTTAGTAACTGTAATAGACTAA
- a CDS encoding phosphoribosylamine--glycine ligase: MQKKSMAFHKKILLVSKYGETLDIANTMQQEGCQLKMYIEDKGCKEIGFGFVPKVTQWEKHVAWADLIIFDYTGYGAICEQLRNQGKRVVGGSVYTDLLEIDRNFGQEELKKHKIKVLPFVEFTNFKDAIDYVLKHPDAYVIKPCGETQELKQLLFVGSDDEGLDVVRVLKAYEKSWGNNFGNFQLQKKVKGVEISASAFFNGKEFLRPINITFEHKKLFPKELGVSTGEMGSSMFWTQDSPIFDATLKKLEPTLAKTNYIGHIDVNCIVNGNGIYPLEFTSRFGYPQIMIQRAGITQAMGQFFWKLACGEQFKIAVKKGFQVGVFMVVPPFPYNDKKTFELFSKDAVVIFKKDMKEGVHPMHLKKVNDEWLITGDTGIALLITGTGITMRDAQRSMYNRIQGIIVNNSYYRTDIGDRWLEDSDKLWSWGLL; the protein is encoded by the coding sequence ATGCAAAAAAAGTCAATGGCTTTTCATAAAAAAATTCTTCTTGTTTCTAAATATGGAGAAACCTTAGACATTGCCAACACTATGCAACAAGAGGGTTGCCAACTAAAGATGTATATAGAAGATAAAGGCTGTAAAGAAATCGGTTTTGGTTTTGTGCCCAAGGTGACCCAATGGGAAAAACATGTGGCTTGGGCTGATCTTATTATTTTTGATTATACAGGCTATGGTGCCATCTGCGAGCAATTGCGCAACCAAGGAAAAAGGGTAGTAGGGGGTTCTGTATACACCGATCTGCTAGAGATTGATCGTAATTTTGGTCAAGAAGAACTAAAAAAGCACAAAATAAAGGTATTGCCTTTTGTGGAGTTTACAAACTTTAAAGACGCTATTGATTATGTACTAAAGCATCCGGATGCCTATGTGATTAAGCCCTGTGGAGAGACTCAAGAACTAAAACAATTGCTGTTTGTTGGGAGTGATGATGAAGGCTTGGATGTGGTTAGAGTCTTAAAAGCCTACGAAAAATCTTGGGGAAACAATTTTGGGAATTTTCAACTGCAAAAAAAGGTAAAAGGGGTCGAGATATCTGCCTCTGCCTTTTTTAATGGCAAAGAGTTTTTACGCCCGATCAATATTACCTTTGAACACAAGAAATTGTTCCCAAAAGAGTTGGGGGTTTCTACTGGAGAAATGGGGTCTAGTATGTTTTGGACTCAGGATTCGCCTATTTTTGATGCCACACTAAAAAAACTAGAGCCAACCTTGGCTAAGACCAATTATATTGGACATATTGATGTTAATTGCATCGTAAATGGCAATGGTATTTATCCCTTAGAGTTTACTTCTCGTTTTGGTTATCCACAAATAATGATTCAACGCGCTGGAATTACTCAGGCAATGGGCCAATTCTTTTGGAAGCTAGCTTGCGGAGAACAGTTTAAAATCGCTGTAAAGAAAGGTTTTCAAGTGGGTGTTTTTATGGTGGTTCCACCGTTTCCGTACAATGATAAAAAGACTTTTGAACTGTTTTCTAAAGATGCAGTGGTGATCTTTAAAAAAGACATGAAAGAAGGTGTACATCCGATGCATCTAAAAAAAGTGAATGATGAGTGGTTGATTACTGGTGACACCGGTATTGCCTTGCTCATTACTGGGACAGGGATTACCATGCGAGATGCACAACGCAGTATGTACAATAGAATACAGGGGATTATCGTAAACAACTCATATTATAGAACTGATATTGGTGATCGATGGTTAGAAGACTCTGATAAACTTTGGTCTTGGGGACTCTTGTAA